ATGCGTGGACGAGCCACCTCACCCTCAAAGAGTGTGTTGTGGTTAAAAGCGATACCAAAGCCGTCACCTTTAGGTACAGCTATGGTTTGTATGAATTGCTCCTCTAACGGTGAAAGCTCCTCCTTATGCCTCTGCTTCTGCAAGATAATAAGGTCGCTGCCCACTTCTGTACCTGCATTCTCTGAGAACATACCTGAGGGCAATCTCAGTGCGGAGACGAGGTTACTATGCTCCATCAAATACTTGCGAATAGGCTCATTCTTGGGTGAGTCCAAAAGCCCTTGCGAAGTGATGAAAGCGAGCAAACCGCCCTCCTTCAGCACATCAAGTCCCTTGACGAAGAAATAGTTGTGGATTGACTTGGTAGAAGTCTGCTTAATCACCTCATCACTCTTAAGGAAACCTCGGTCGTAAACCAAGAAATCGCCAAAGGGGATATTGCTGGTGATAAGGTCAAAGACTCTCCCTTCTGCTCCTAAGTCATCCACCTGCTCAAAGGGCTTCTGATAGACTTGGATATTCCCCTCACCCATCGGGTGGAGGGCTTGCATTATACGAGCGGTTAAGAGGTCTTTCTCCAAGGCATACACCGTGGTTGTTGGCGAAGTGGCAAAGGCAGTGGTGAAAGCTCCCATACCTGCCGATGGATCGAGCACACGATTGAGCCGAATGCCACTGCTCTCTATCCCCTGAGCAATCGCATCTACTATCCGCTGGTCGGTATAAAAGGAGGTCAAGACACTCGACTTAATGCTATCCCAATACCGCTTCGCCATATTCGCATCCAGAGCATCCCGATAGATGAGTTGCTTCAGCTGACGAGTCGGTTCAAAGAGCGACTGCTCGCTCATAGCCCAATAACGGATATCCTCATCGCTGTCGGTGCGACTGAGGATACACTTTAGCCCTCCGAAGCCTTGATAGCGGAGCAGTTGCTCCCGCTCTTCAGTAGTCGGTAGTCTCCTCTCTTTTTCCAGTCTAAGGATCACTCGTATTGCCTCACTATTCTCTTGCAATATCTTTTTCTTATTGTACGACATATCTAAATCTTATCTATGGAATTGCAATAGTTCCTAAGTACTGGGAACAGAGTTTCTATATATTGGGAGTAGAGTCCCACTGTGTTGGGACTTGAGTTTTCTATATAAAACTTTTAGGAGGTCTGCTATTTCTTACTTTTCTTGTCTCTTGCCTCAAATTCAAAAGCAGTGGTAAAATCCTCCCTTAGCACCAATCGGGCATTGAACTTCTTACCTGCCTTACTGGTCATCCCTTTGAGGATGGGAGTCTTGCCCTTGGTGATAAGGTCTTGGATATTGCTGTCAGAGAGGAATGTGCCACACAGCTGTCGGAATACTTTGAAGCCACAAGTGTCGTCTTTGCACTTTGCCACCTTATTGTAGATGGCGAAGCTCTCCTTACCACACTTAGGACACTTATAAGTTGGGTACTGCTTAGTCGGAGCTGTCAGTGCCAATAATTCAGTGCAGATTTGGCGAGTGTACTCCTTAATGCCCTTCTCAAACTCACCTATCTCTAAAGCTCCAGCTTCAATTGCTGTAAGAGACAACTCCCAATTGCCTGTCATCTCGGCATTGGCAATCTTCATCTCCTTGACAATCTCATAGACTACAAGCCCCTTATCAGTAGGTACAAGTGACTTCTTTTCTCTACGAACATAGTCTCTGAGGATAAGTGTCTCAATGATATTAGCTCTTGTTGCTGGAGTGCCGATACCGCACTCTGCCAACGCTTTCTTACTCTCGGTATCCCCCACCTCTTTGCCAGCGTGTTCCATAGCTGAGAGCAGGGTTGCCTCAGTATAGAGTGGTTTTGGCTTGGTAGATTGTTTCAGGAGTTCGGCACTTTGCAATGGTAGGGTTTCCCCCTCCAAGATGGTTGGGAGCTTCTCAAGCTCCTCCTCTTCACCCTCTTTTCTTTCATTGTTGGACTTGTCTTGAACAACCTTCCAACCAAGGGAGACAGGTCGCTGACCTTTCCAGACGAAGTGATGCGTACCATCTGTCATCTCTACCTGCATACGCTCCTCCTGGGAGGGTGGCAGGAATGCCTCGACAAAGCGATGGGCAATCATCGTGTAGATGGTTTGCTCATCAGCGGAGAGCATCGGATACTCCTCGCCAGTCGGGATGATAGCGTGGTGGTCAGTCACCTTGCTGTCGTCCACAGATTGGCGATTGAGATTGGTGGGAATGGTCTGCTTCCGTACCTTGGTGATGAGCTTGGGCACTTCTTCAAAGATGTCCTCGGAGATGTACCTACTACCTGTGCGTGGGTAGGTGGTTACTTTCTTCTCGTAGAGGCTCTGTGCAATAGACAAAGTCTTATCGGCAGAGAAACCGTGGCGACTATTGGCTTCCTTTTGGAGTGCGGTCAGGTCGTACAAGAGTGGTGGTGGAGTTTCCGTCACCTTTCTTGTGACCTTAGTGACCGTAAGCGAGCCGTGAGTGCGAAGCTGTGCGAGCATGCTCTGGGCGTCCGCTTCATTGTCGTACTGCTCTTGCGAATTGGCTCGAATCGTGAGGTCGGTGTGACTAACGGAAGCGGTGAGTTTCCAGTAAGGCACCGACTGAAACGCTTTGTTCGCTAGGTAACGAGAACAAATCATAGCCAAAGTGGGTGTCTGCACTCGTCCCAATGAGTAACCGCCACGCCTTGCAATAGACAAGGCTCTACTGGCATTGATACCCACGCACCAGTCCGCTTCGCTCCTTGCTTTGGCTGAAAGGTAAAGGTTGTCGTACTGCCTGCCTGACTTTAGATGGGCAAGCCCCTCTTGGATAGCCTTATCGGTCAATGAGGAAATCCAAAGCCTTTGAAATGGCTTTTGACAACCTAAGTAGTGGTAGATGTAGCGGAAGATAAGCTCTCCCTCTCGTCCTGCATCGGTAGCCACAATGATTTGGTCTGCCTCGGTGAAGCAGTGACGAATCACCTTAAGTTGTTTGATGGCTGACGGGTCATCGTGGTACTCTTTATCCTTACGGACTTGTCGCACTACTAATTGGTGGGGATTGGGGAGTATCGGCAGGTCATCAGCTCGATACTCACGAAATCCGTACACTTC
This genomic window from Porphyromonadaceae bacterium W3.11 contains:
- a CDS encoding DNA topoisomerase 3, coding for MTTCIIAEKPSVARDIARIVGANRKEEGYIEGSGYLVTWAIGHLVTLAMPEVYGFREYRADDLPILPNPHQLVVRQVRKDKEYHDDPSAIKQLKVIRHCFTEADQIIVATDAGREGELIFRYIYHYLGCQKPFQRLWISSLTDKAIQEGLAHLKSGRQYDNLYLSAKARSEADWCVGINASRALSIARRGGYSLGRVQTPTLAMICSRYLANKAFQSVPYWKLTASVSHTDLTIRANSQEQYDNEADAQSMLAQLRTHGSLTVTKVTRKVTETPPPLLYDLTALQKEANSRHGFSADKTLSIAQSLYEKKVTTYPRTGSRYISEDIFEEVPKLITKVRKQTIPTNLNRQSVDDSKVTDHHAIIPTGEEYPMLSADEQTIYTMIAHRFVEAFLPPSQEERMQVEMTDGTHHFVWKGQRPVSLGWKVVQDKSNNERKEGEEEELEKLPTILEGETLPLQSAELLKQSTKPKPLYTEATLLSAMEHAGKEVGDTESKKALAECGIGTPATRANIIETLILRDYVRREKKSLVPTDKGLVVYEIVKEMKIANAEMTGNWELSLTAIEAGALEIGEFEKGIKEYTRQICTELLALTAPTKQYPTYKCPKCGKESFAIYNKVAKCKDDTCGFKVFRQLCGTFLSDSNIQDLITKGKTPILKGMTSKAGKKFNARLVLREDFTTAFEFEARDKKSKK